One segment of Anopheles stephensi strain Indian chromosome 3, UCI_ANSTEP_V1.0, whole genome shotgun sequence DNA contains the following:
- the LOC118511536 gene encoding replication factor C subunit 5 — protein MDANVKSNLPWVEKYRPAKLTDLISHEEIIGTINKFIKEEQLPHLLFYGPPGTGKTSTILACARQLYKPQSFGSMVLELNASDDRGINIVRGQILDFASTRTIFKGGYKLIILDEADAMTNDAQNALRRIIEKYTENVRFCIICNYLSKIIPAIQSRCTRFRFAPLSPDQILPRLEHVIEAEGIDVTDDGKKALMTLAGGDMRKVLNVLQSTWMAYKSVTEVNVYNCVGHPLKEDINNIIFWLLNEESFKTCYEKIQQLKTQKGLALEDILTEIHLVVNRLEIPPRVSSQLLINLASIEERLADGCVEKPQITALIAAFSKVRTLVV, from the exons ATGGATGCGAACGTAAAATCCAACCTGCCGTGGGTGGAAAAATATCGTCCAGCCAAGCTGACGGACCTAATTTCACACGAAGAAATCATTGGCACGA TCAACAAATTCATCAAGGAAGAACAGTTACCACATCTGCTGTTTTACGGACCACCGGGAACGGGCAAAACGAGCACCATCCTGGCCTGTGCCCGGCAGCTGTACAAACCGCAATCGTTCGGTTCGATGGTGCTCGAGCTGAATGCGTCCGACGATCGAGGTATCAACATCGTGCGTGGACAAATCTTAGATTTTGCCTCCACGCGAACCATATTCAAGGGTGGATACAAGCTGATCATACTGGATGAGGCGGATGCGATGACAAACGATGCACAAAATGCGCTCCGGCGTATCATCGAAAAGTACACGGAAAATGTGCGGTTCTGCATTATCTGTAACTATCTGAGCAAAATCATACCGGCCATACAGTCGCGCTGTACACGGTTCCGTTTTGCGCCACTATCGCCGGATCAGATTCTACCCCGGTTGGAGCACGTTATTGAAGCGGAAGG CATCGACGTGACCGACGATGGGAAAAAGGCACTCATGACCCTGGCCGGTGGCGATATGAGAAAGGTGCTGAACGTGTTACAGAGCACCTGGATGGCGTACAAAAGCGTGACGGAGGTGAACGTGTACAATTGTGTTGGGCATCCGCTGAAGGAGGACATCAATAACATCATATTTTGGTTGCTTAACGAGGAGTCATTTAAAACGTGTTATGAAA AAATTCAGCAACTGAAGACACAGAAAGGTTTGGCGCTGGAGGATATTCTAACGGAGATACATTTGGTCGTGAATCGGTTGGAGATTCCACCACGCGTTTCCTCCCAGCTGCTGATCAATTTGGCATCGATCGAAGAACGGCTAGCGGATGGGTGCGTCGAAAAGCCACAGATAACCGCGTTGATAGCAGCGTTCAGTAAAGTGCGTACGTTAGTAGTTTAA